The genome window TAAGCTAAGGGCCGTCAGAGCAGCACCACCCAAGAGGACATAGCCCATATGACCGATAGAACTGTAGGCTACCATGCGTTTGATGTCCTTCTGAGCAATGGCTACAGTTGCCCCATACAGAACACTGGCCGTTGCCCAAGTTGCCAGCCAAGGTGCTAATGTTCCCCAAGCTTCAGGAAACAGTCCCAAACCGAAGCGGAAAATACCATAGGTGCCCAGCTTAGCTAACACACCTCCTAGTAAAATTGCTACAGGTGCAGAAGCAGCAACGTAGGTATCGGGCAACCAAGTATGCAGAGGCACCAAGGGAATCTTAATGCCAAATCCTATCAGCAAGAATCCTAACAGCACTAACTGGATCCACTGTGGCAATGATTGACCCATTAGAGACTTGTAGGCAAAGCTATTGGCTCCCTGTAACCACACTAGACCAAGGAAAGCTACTAGGATTAAGGCTCCAGACAGGGCAGTGTACAAGAGAAACTTGATGGCCGCATAGTTGCGCTTTTCCCCACCCCAGATGGAAATTAGCAGGTAGAAGGGCACTAGCTCTACCTCATAGAACAGGAAGAACAGCAACAAGTTTTGGGCTAGAAATGCCCCAGCTACAGCACCATTAACCAGCAGGATGAGGCTATAGAACAGGCGGGGACGGTCAACGTCTTCGCGACTGCCGTAGATAACTATCCAACTCAGTAGGCTATTTAGTGCCAACAGTGGCAGAGAGAGACCATCGATACCAAGCTGGTAGTCTAAGCCCAGTTCAGCTATCCAAGGCAAGTATTCTGAATACTGAATTGAGGGATTGGTGTAATCAAATTGGGTGGCAATCCAGACTGTCCAGCCTAGAGTCAGACTGCTGAGAATTAGGGCGATCGATTTACTCTTCTGGTTGGGTAAGAGCGCAACGGCAACGGCGCTCAGAATTGGAAACCAAATTAGTACGCTTAACATATACTTGTCCTCACCGACTGCTGATACTTGTCCTCACCGACTGCTGACCAATGACTAATGACCAATCACAAATGCCCAACTGACACTAAGCATGATGGCGACCAGACCGATGGCGATCGTCAATACATAGAACTGGCCCTGTCCAGAGTTGCCATACTTAAGGGTTTCGCCGCTAAACAGTGAAACTAGGCCAACCAAATTCACTACACCATCGACAATCTGGCGGTCAAACCAATCAATAATTCGGGATGCCCAATCTACAAAGAAGACGACACTAGAGCGATAAATCTGAGGCGTATACAAATCGTAGGCGAAGAAGTTTTGCAGAGCCTGCCAAGGCAGTTGAATTGGCTTGGGAATGCTCTGACCAACATAGAGCACAGCCCCAACTCCAGCCCCGATAGCACTCGACCACAGTAGCAACAGTGCCATATCTTTATTCAACTCTGACCAATTGGGGAACAGACCCAAGCTCTGGAGCACCAGGGGAAGGTGAAGCGTGAAACCTAGCATGATGGTCATCGGCAAGACAATCAGCCAGAAGTTCTCTGGCGATCGCTCCGTCATAGGCTTAGGAGAACCAGCAAAGATTAAGCCAAACTCGCGGGTCATGCTAAAGGCGGTCAGCCCATTCACCAGTAGTAACACCCCAACAAGCCATGGCTGCGTCTTCCATAGACCATCTGCCAGTTCCAGCAGTGCCCAAAAACCACCCAGCGGTGGTAGCCCAATTAGGCCAGCCATGCCCACTAAAAAACTCAAGCCCGAAATAGGACGACGACTCCATAACCCCCCTAGCTGTGTCAAGTCCTGGGTAATGCTATTGAGGACAATGGATCCAGTACTCATGACCAACAGGGCCTGCGACATAGCATGGGAGAGAATAATCAATAGGGCAGCATCGGTCTGACCAGTACCTACGGCGACAAAAACTAGCCCCATGTAGGCACTAACTGAGTAAGAGAGCGCACGCTTAACATCAATTTGGGCGATCGCAATCAATGTACCCCCTACGGCAGTCAGAGCACCGATGGTGATCATCGTTGTTGTAACGATGGGCGACAGCGCAAATACTGGCTGCAATTTCACCAGTACCCAAGCACCAGTAGCAACCACTACCGAATTTCGCAAAATAGTACTAGGAATAGGGCCTTCCATAGCCTCATCTAGCCACAGATGCAGTGGGAACTGAGCGCACTTGCCCATCGGCCCTGCTAGCAATGCTAGTCCGACAAGCGCCGCGATCGTTGGATCAACTGTTGCTGTTTTCGCCCACTGTGCCAACTCATCAAAATTCCAGGTGCCAGCTAGGGGATAAATAGCCAATACCCCCATCAGCAGGAACAAATCTCCTATACGCTTGGTTAGAAAAGCATCACGGGCACCCGTCACCACCAAGGACTGGTTGTACCAGATGCCAATCAGCAAGTAAGTGCCTAGAGTCAATATCTCCAGGATCATGTAGCTGAAAAACAGAGAGTTACAAAAGGCAAGACTGCACATACCTGCCTCGAACAAGGCAAGCAGGGCGAAGAATCGTGACCAACCCCAATCCATCTCTAGGTAGCCGATGGCATAAATCTGTGCCAGTAAATTGATACCCATGACCAGCAGACTAGCTCCCACGGTAGTAGCAGAAATGTCAAGGGGTAGCGTGAGGTCTAGTCCAGCGACTTGCAGCCAGGATACTGAAATCTGAATAGGCTGTTGCCATGCGATCGGAAACGCAATCAGACTATGCAAAAAACCTATAAAAGTCATCACTAAATTGACATAGCCCGCAGGGCGAGGGCCTGTGCGACGGATTAGAGCGGGCGACCAAAGCGTAGAGGCAACCACGCCAACGAGCGCATAGCAGGGAATCAGCCAGACAGTTTGCAGCAAAAATTGAGTCATGCAGGTCACCTGTAGGACAATAGAGAGATAATAGAGAGATAAATAGGAAATACTATCTGAATCGCTCTCGATTTATCGAGGGTGATAAAGGGAATCTGTAGGTGCAGGTTAATAATCAACGATAATGCTAACCAATTAACCCACTAGCTACAGCCACAAGTCATGGAGCCACCATAACTTCCCCGCAAGAGGGAAGCACTCCCATACGAATAAGCTAAGCATTTGTGACTAGCACTGAGTACACCAATGGCTTGCACTCATCGCAATTCACTGTTCAACAGTATAAAACCAAATGTTAATAAGAAAAATTTAATCTTTCTCATAGTCTGGATAGATATGAGCTTATTTGTCTGGGGTAACTCCATCTAATTTCAAGTGCTATCGATAAGCATAATGTATGAAATTAATCAACC of Cyanobacteriota bacterium contains these proteins:
- a CDS encoding NADH-quinone oxidoreductase subunit M produces the protein MLSVLIWFPILSAVAVALLPNQKSKSIALILSSLTLGWTVWIATQFDYTNPSIQYSEYLPWIAELGLDYQLGIDGLSLPLLALNSLLSWIVIYGSREDVDRPRLFYSLILLVNGAVAGAFLAQNLLLFFLFYEVELVPFYLLISIWGGEKRNYAAIKFLLYTALSGALILVAFLGLVWLQGANSFAYKSLMGQSLPQWIQLVLLGFLLIGFGIKIPLVPLHTWLPDTYVAASAPVAILLGGVLAKLGTYGIFRFGLGLFPEAWGTLAPWLATWATASVLYGATVAIAQKDIKRMVAYSSIGHMGYVLLGGAALTALSLVGAVTQMVSHGVILAILFHLVGVVETKVGTRELDVLNGLMNP
- a CDS encoding NAD(P)H-quinone oxidoreductase subunit F, encoding MTQFLLQTVWLIPCYALVGVVASTLWSPALIRRTGPRPAGYVNLVMTFIGFLHSLIAFPIAWQQPIQISVSWLQVAGLDLTLPLDISATTVGASLLVMGINLLAQIYAIGYLEMDWGWSRFFALLALFEAGMCSLAFCNSLFFSYMILEILTLGTYLLIGIWYNQSLVVTGARDAFLTKRIGDLFLLMGVLAIYPLAGTWNFDELAQWAKTATVDPTIAALVGLALLAGPMGKCAQFPLHLWLDEAMEGPIPSTILRNSVVVATGAWVLVKLQPVFALSPIVTTTMITIGALTAVGGTLIAIAQIDVKRALSYSVSAYMGLVFVAVGTGQTDAALLIILSHAMSQALLVMSTGSIVLNSITQDLTQLGGLWSRRPISGLSFLVGMAGLIGLPPLGGFWALLELADGLWKTQPWLVGVLLLVNGLTAFSMTREFGLIFAGSPKPMTERSPENFWLIVLPMTIMLGFTLHLPLVLQSLGLFPNWSELNKDMALLLLWSSAIGAGVGAVLYVGQSIPKPIQLPWQALQNFFAYDLYTPQIYRSSVVFFVDWASRIIDWFDRQIVDGVVNLVGLVSLFSGETLKYGNSGQGQFYVLTIAIGLVAIMLSVSWAFVIGH